One genomic window of Streptomyces sp. NBC_01498 includes the following:
- the sdhA gene encoding succinate dehydrogenase flavoprotein subunit, whose protein sequence is MKIHKYDTVIVGAGGAGMRAAIEATKRSRTAVLTKLYPTRSHTGAAQGGMAAALANVEEDNWEWHTFDTIKGGDYLVDQDAAEILAKEAIDAVLDLEKMGLPFNRTPDGTIDQRRFGGHSRNHGEAPVRRSCYAADRTGHMILQTLYQNCVKEGVEFFNEFYVLDQLIVEIDGVKTSAGVVAYELATGEIHVFQAKSVVYASGGTGKFFKVTSNAHTLTGDGQAACYRRGLPLEDMEFFQFHPTGIWRMGILLTEGARGEGGILRNKDGERFMEKYAPVMKDLASRDVVSRSIYTEIREGRGCGPEGDHVYLDLTHLPPEQLDAKLPDITEFARTYLGIEPYTDPIPIQPTAHYAMGGIPTNVQGEVLRDNTTVVPGLYAAGEVACVSVHGANRLGTNSLLDINVFGKRSGIAAAEYAAKTDHVELPEDPAALVVAQVERLRASTGSERVADIRRELQETMDANVMVFRTEQTIKTAVEKIGELRDRYLRVSVQDKGRRFNTDLLEAIELGNLLDLAEVMAVSALARKESRGGHYREDFPNRDDVNFMRHTMAYREVGDDGTESIRLDYKPVVQTRYQPMERKY, encoded by the coding sequence ATGAAGATCCACAAGTACGACACCGTCATCGTCGGGGCCGGCGGCGCCGGCATGCGCGCCGCCATCGAGGCGACGAAGCGCAGCCGTACCGCCGTACTGACGAAGCTGTATCCCACCCGGTCCCACACGGGCGCCGCGCAGGGCGGCATGGCCGCCGCGCTCGCCAACGTGGAGGAGGACAACTGGGAGTGGCACACCTTCGACACGATCAAGGGCGGTGACTACCTGGTCGACCAGGACGCCGCCGAGATCCTGGCGAAGGAGGCCATCGACGCGGTCCTGGACCTGGAGAAGATGGGTCTGCCGTTCAACCGCACCCCGGACGGCACCATCGACCAGCGCCGCTTCGGCGGCCACTCCCGCAACCACGGCGAGGCCCCGGTCCGCCGGTCCTGCTACGCGGCGGACCGCACCGGCCACATGATCCTCCAGACGCTCTACCAGAACTGCGTCAAGGAGGGCGTGGAGTTCTTCAACGAGTTCTACGTCCTGGACCAGTTGATCGTCGAGATCGACGGCGTGAAGACCTCGGCGGGTGTGGTCGCGTACGAGCTGGCCACCGGCGAGATCCATGTCTTCCAGGCCAAGTCGGTCGTCTACGCGTCCGGCGGCACCGGCAAGTTCTTCAAGGTGACGTCCAACGCGCACACCCTCACCGGCGACGGCCAGGCGGCCTGCTACCGGCGCGGACTGCCCCTGGAGGACATGGAGTTCTTCCAGTTCCACCCGACGGGCATCTGGCGCATGGGCATCCTCCTCACGGAGGGCGCCCGCGGTGAGGGCGGCATCCTCCGTAACAAGGACGGCGAGCGCTTCATGGAGAAGTACGCGCCCGTCATGAAGGACCTCGCCTCCCGCGACGTCGTCTCGCGGTCGATCTACACCGAGATCCGCGAGGGCCGCGGCTGCGGTCCCGAGGGCGACCACGTCTACCTGGACCTGACGCACCTGCCGCCGGAGCAGCTGGACGCCAAGCTCCCGGACATCACCGAGTTCGCGCGGACGTACCTGGGCATCGAGCCGTACACCGACCCGATCCCGATCCAGCCCACCGCGCACTACGCGATGGGCGGCATCCCGACCAACGTCCAGGGCGAGGTCCTGCGCGACAACACCACGGTCGTGCCCGGTCTGTACGCGGCCGGCGAGGTCGCGTGCGTCTCGGTGCACGGCGCCAACCGGCTGGGCACCAACTCGCTGCTCGACATCAACGTGTTCGGCAAGCGCTCGGGCATCGCCGCCGCCGAGTACGCGGCGAAGACCGACCACGTGGAGCTGCCGGAGGACCCGGCCGCCCTCGTCGTGGCGCAGGTCGAGCGGCTGCGCGCCTCGACGGGCAGCGAGCGGGTGGCCGACATCCGCCGTGAGCTCCAGGAGACCATGGACGCGAACGTCATGGTCTTCCGCACCGAGCAGACGATCAAGACGGCCGTCGAGAAGATCGGCGAGCTGCGCGACCGCTATCTGCGGGTGTCCGTCCAGGACAAGGGACGGCGCTTCAACACGGACCTGCTGGAGGCGATCGAGCTGGGCAACCTGCTCGACCTGGCCGAGGTCATGGCCGTGTCGGCGCTCGCCCGCAAGGAGTCGCGCGGCGGTCACTACCGCGAGGACTTCCCCAACCGGGACGACGTGAACTTCATGCGCCACACGATGGCGTACCGCGAGGTGGGCGACGACGGCACGGAGTCCATCCGCCTCGACTACAAGCCGGTCGTCCAGACCCGCTACCAGCCGATGGAGCGTAAGTACTGA
- a CDS encoding class I SAM-dependent DNA methyltransferase — protein sequence MEKHGPETYGELNADVYDEWHAIDPAEAVRFLAELVKEGPAGPVLELAVGTGRVTIPLAAEGIDLHGVDASEAMVARLRAKPGGERIPVTIGDMADVAPETDEQFAMVFVVFSTFFFLMTQDEQVRCFENVAKRLVPGGRFVLECPMPDVARYDRNQRVEAHDVGLGHVRLTAVRHDPVEQRFEGHHMLITNDGMRLAPAFMRYAWPSELDLMARLAGLASVGRWGGWRGEAFRGEGNYVTVYEKPATPAS from the coding sequence ATGGAGAAGCACGGGCCGGAGACGTACGGCGAGCTGAACGCCGATGTGTACGACGAATGGCACGCGATCGATCCGGCGGAAGCGGTCCGGTTCCTGGCCGAGCTCGTCAAGGAGGGGCCCGCGGGGCCGGTTCTCGAACTGGCCGTCGGTACCGGGCGCGTGACGATCCCGCTGGCCGCCGAGGGGATCGATCTGCACGGTGTCGACGCGTCGGAGGCGATGGTCGCGCGCCTGCGCGCCAAGCCGGGCGGGGAGCGGATTCCGGTCACCATCGGTGACATGGCGGACGTCGCCCCCGAGACAGACGAACAGTTCGCGATGGTGTTCGTCGTGTTCTCCACGTTCTTCTTCCTGATGACGCAGGACGAACAGGTGCGCTGCTTCGAGAACGTGGCGAAGCGCCTCGTTCCCGGAGGACGGTTCGTCCTGGAGTGCCCGATGCCGGACGTGGCACGTTACGACCGGAACCAGCGGGTGGAAGCGCACGACGTGGGTCTGGGACACGTACGGCTCACCGCCGTACGGCACGACCCGGTCGAGCAGCGGTTCGAGGGCCACCACATGCTGATCACGAACGACGGGATGCGGCTGGCACCCGCGTTCATGCGCTACGCCTGGCCCAGCGAACTCGATCTGATGGCCCGGCTGGCCGGACTGGCGTCCGTCGGCCGGTGGGGCGGCTGGCGCGGTGAGGCGTTCAGGGGCGAGGGCAACTACGTCACCGTCTACGAGAAGCCCGCGACACCCGCCTCCTGA
- a CDS encoding MFS transporter: MTTSTSPSAPARRRRLPDPRAWRVLGGAQLALLVGGSLINIGTFAVYPYLAVLLRERLGVGIAQVGVILGAATLVQFAGAPFTAAFAERVGLKRSLVLAGCLYTLGALMYLGGMGEPALMVVALFLSCGAGALYSPAYRAYLVRSATVEQRPQAVSAGNAAGNLGIALGPVAGALFLRDPETLFTLSTALYAVLTVGHLFLRTERPERTESPEGPEGPAEVGPPTVEPFRRVLHGLARVPFAVTALTHYLYMQFYQYLAVYVDGRLAPAAYGAIMMGYSLGLAVVQPLAARRVGRTSHPAVMAIGFSLMAVGMTAFATGHPAGVAVGAAAMSAGTAVLFLKNELEALALSKRSATVTFGQQRLAVGVGALLSGVVGGAVYGVFERAEWLPGFWLVVAAQCVLLPPLVFVAGRPRARTKANPTGAV; this comes from the coding sequence ATGACCACCTCGACCTCGCCTTCCGCGCCTGCCCGACGGCGGCGCCTCCCCGACCCACGGGCGTGGCGGGTCCTCGGCGGCGCCCAACTCGCCCTGCTGGTGGGCGGGTCGCTCATCAACATCGGCACCTTCGCCGTCTACCCGTACCTCGCCGTTCTGCTGCGTGAGCGACTGGGCGTCGGGATCGCACAGGTCGGCGTCATTCTCGGGGCGGCCACACTGGTGCAGTTCGCCGGCGCGCCGTTCACCGCCGCGTTCGCCGAACGCGTCGGGCTGAAACGGTCCCTGGTCCTCGCCGGCTGCCTCTACACCCTGGGCGCCCTGATGTACCTGGGCGGGATGGGCGAGCCCGCGCTGATGGTGGTGGCCCTCTTCCTCAGCTGCGGCGCGGGGGCGCTCTACTCGCCCGCGTACCGCGCGTATCTCGTGCGGTCGGCGACGGTCGAGCAGCGTCCCCAGGCGGTGTCGGCCGGTAACGCCGCCGGTAATCTGGGCATCGCTCTGGGGCCGGTCGCCGGGGCGCTGTTCCTGCGTGATCCCGAGACGCTGTTCACCCTGAGCACGGCCCTCTACGCGGTGCTGACGGTCGGCCACCTGTTCCTGCGTACGGAGCGCCCGGAGCGTACGGAGAGCCCTGAGGGGCCGGAGGGCCCGGCCGAGGTCGGGCCGCCGACGGTGGAGCCCTTCCGGCGGGTGCTCCACGGCCTCGCCCGGGTGCCGTTCGCCGTCACCGCGCTCACCCACTACCTGTACATGCAGTTCTACCAATACCTGGCGGTGTACGTGGACGGGCGGCTGGCCCCGGCCGCCTACGGCGCGATCATGATGGGTTACTCGCTCGGCCTGGCGGTGGTCCAGCCGCTGGCGGCGAGACGCGTCGGACGGACGTCCCACCCGGCGGTGATGGCCATCGGCTTCTCCCTCATGGCCGTCGGTATGACGGCGTTCGCCACCGGCCACCCCGCCGGGGTGGCAGTCGGCGCGGCGGCGATGAGCGCGGGCACGGCGGTGCTGTTCCTCAAGAACGAACTGGAGGCGCTGGCCCTGTCGAAGCGGTCGGCCACGGTGACGTTCGGGCAGCAGCGGCTGGCGGTCGGCGTGGGCGCGCTGCTCAGCGGAGTGGTCGGCGGCGCCGTGTACGGGGTGTTCGAGCGGGCGGAGTGGCTTCCCGGGTTCTGGCTGGTCGTCGCCGCGCAGTGCGTCCTGCTGCCGCCGCTGGTGTTCGTGGCGGGGCGCCCACGGGCCCGGACGAAGGCCAACCCGACCGGCGCGGTGTGA
- a CDS encoding cold-shock protein, whose amino-acid sequence MMRAEDVLAVLELLERAAVEVWLDGGWGVDALLCEQTRPHEDLDLVVRAESLEHCGRALRDHGFRLSGQDGPYPPARVDDAGRRIDVRALELDVTRTHERDAASLTGSGRVRGRRVDCRTAESQIAAHTGYPIGADDERDVLALHHRFGVPLAGRVRTWHEAAGWGVLDADNLRDDVWAHFSAVEGDGRVEPSAGQTVLFSVEDAPDEDPSVEGAARGGCRRRALTVRPASPVSPALARHVHGAERPAPYGRYGVVRGGPSPD is encoded by the coding sequence ATGATGCGCGCCGAGGACGTACTGGCGGTCCTGGAACTGCTCGAACGGGCCGCCGTCGAGGTCTGGCTCGACGGCGGCTGGGGCGTCGACGCCCTCCTGTGCGAGCAGACCCGGCCCCACGAGGACCTGGACCTCGTCGTACGGGCCGAGAGCCTGGAGCACTGCGGGCGCGCGCTGCGCGACCACGGCTTCCGGCTGTCGGGCCAGGACGGGCCGTACCCCCCGGCCCGGGTGGACGACGCGGGCCGGCGGATCGACGTCCGGGCCCTGGAGCTGGACGTCACTCGAACGCATGAACGGGACGCGGCTTCGCTGACCGGCAGCGGACGTGTCCGGGGCCGCCGGGTCGACTGCCGTACGGCGGAGTCCCAGATCGCCGCCCACACCGGCTACCCGATCGGGGCGGACGACGAACGGGACGTCCTGGCCCTGCATCACCGCTTCGGGGTACCGCTGGCCGGGCGGGTGCGCACCTGGCACGAGGCGGCGGGATGGGGCGTGCTGGACGCCGACAACCTCCGGGACGACGTGTGGGCGCACTTCTCGGCCGTCGAGGGCGACGGGCGCGTCGAGCCGAGCGCGGGCCAGACCGTCCTCTTCTCCGTCGAGGACGCCCCGGACGAGGACCCTTCGGTGGAGGGCGCGGCACGGGGCGGCTGCCGCCGCCGCGCGCTGACCGTCCGTCCGGCGAGTCCGGTGAGCCCGGCGCTCGCCCGGCACGTTCACGGCGCGGAAAGGCCCGCCCCGTACGGCCGTTACGGCGTCGTACGGGGCGGGCCCTCACCGGACTGA
- a CDS encoding spore-associated protein A, translated as MALTAASLLIAPGTAQAAPTARAYAGECGSGFVQIDSFPLSTGATVYLTYSSATGNNCVITKRDTVGTAQLVGAAIRRAGDPASEDIDSGNYTSYAGPVYVNAPGSCIDWGGEYLDDLQQRFNDHCGFKK; from the coding sequence ATGGCACTCACCGCGGCCTCGCTGCTCATCGCGCCGGGAACCGCTCAGGCGGCACCAACCGCACGGGCGTACGCCGGCGAATGCGGGTCCGGATTTGTTCAGATCGACTCGTTCCCTCTTTCCACCGGGGCCACGGTCTATCTCACCTACTCCAGCGCGACAGGAAACAACTGCGTGATAACCAAGCGCGACACCGTGGGAACCGCCCAGTTGGTGGGCGCGGCAATACGGCGTGCCGGCGATCCGGCGTCCGAGGACATCGACAGCGGGAATTACACCTCGTACGCGGGTCCGGTGTATGTGAACGCCCCGGGCAGCTGCATCGACTGGGGCGGCGAATATCTTGACGACCTCCAGCAGCGATTCAACGACCACTGTGGTTTCAAGAAGTAG
- a CDS encoding ferric reductase-like transmembrane domain-containing protein, whose translation MAKSSGSVTPSSRPTRERARFDWAGLRADLRGAVPDASLALVITVLIYWLLYVRAENGTSATVKLMPTMMNAGEYWMYWMCQAFGWSAMLWAYGTVIFGLMRSGPRPSWGWLPAARLEKWHRTTSLTTIGLMFMHAFFFFTDQIKANQAEWSLGRSVWAAFVDSFVPGGYATGTGRVAILIGLLAMYLAVPLGLAFYLRHRTGSRMWLALHRFVIVVYILSAWHTLLYSSQAWFDGPFRTMVWALQIPIAVLLLVRLMAPARPGERLRLRGERRRDAALPISARLLARIVVGATIVGLVAVIVTGVDGGRAPEAASLVPWPHKWVIWAGLGLFTAAVAAVVLRLRPRAAGSARPQGPAAPAEERATDTVDRV comes from the coding sequence ATGGCGAAGTCCTCGGGATCGGTGACGCCTTCGTCGCGTCCGACGAGAGAGCGTGCCCGTTTCGACTGGGCCGGGCTGCGCGCCGATCTGCGGGGCGCGGTGCCGGACGCCTCACTGGCCCTGGTGATCACCGTGCTGATCTACTGGCTGCTCTACGTCCGCGCGGAGAACGGGACTTCGGCCACCGTCAAACTCATGCCGACGATGATGAACGCCGGCGAGTACTGGATGTACTGGATGTGCCAGGCGTTCGGCTGGTCGGCGATGCTCTGGGCGTACGGCACCGTGATATTCGGCCTGATGCGCTCCGGCCCCCGGCCCAGCTGGGGATGGCTGCCCGCCGCCCGGCTGGAGAAGTGGCACCGCACCACGAGCCTGACGACCATCGGTCTGATGTTCATGCACGCGTTCTTCTTCTTCACCGACCAGATCAAGGCCAACCAGGCCGAGTGGTCGCTCGGGCGCAGCGTGTGGGCCGCGTTCGTCGACTCGTTCGTGCCCGGCGGGTACGCGACGGGCACCGGCCGCGTCGCCATCCTGATCGGCCTGCTGGCGATGTACCTGGCCGTTCCGCTGGGTCTCGCCTTCTACCTGCGGCACCGGACCGGTTCGCGCATGTGGCTGGCCCTGCACCGGTTCGTCATCGTGGTCTACATCCTGAGCGCCTGGCACACGCTGCTGTACAGCAGCCAGGCGTGGTTCGACGGCCCGTTCCGCACGATGGTCTGGGCGTTGCAGATCCCGATCGCCGTGCTGCTCCTGGTCCGTCTGATGGCACCGGCCCGCCCCGGCGAGCGCCTGCGGCTGCGCGGCGAGCGGCGCCGTGACGCCGCCCTGCCGATCAGCGCGCGACTGCTCGCCCGGATCGTGGTGGGCGCCACGATCGTGGGACTGGTGGCGGTCATCGTCACCGGCGTGGACGGCGGACGGGCGCCGGAGGCCGCCTCGCTCGTGCCGTGGCCGCACAAGTGGGTGATCTGGGCGGGGCTGGGGCTGTTCACCGCGGCCGTCGCCGCCGTTGTCCTCAGGCTCCGGCCCCGGGCGGCCGGTTCGGCGAGGCCCCAGGGTCCCGCGGCCCCCGCGGAGGAGCGCGCGACGGACACGGTCGACCGGGTCTGA
- a CDS encoding succinate dehydrogenase hydrophobic membrane anchor subunit, with the protein MSADTTATGSTAVIGPVEGASLYDADNPAPLIEAPRKRTAKTPKSTRGNFEMAAWLFMRLSGVVLVVLVIGHLIIQLVLDGGVSKIGFAFVAGRWASPFWQVWDLLMLWLAMLHGANGMRTIINDYAERANTRLWLKGLLYTATVFTILLGSLVIFTFDPNIR; encoded by the coding sequence ATGTCCGCAGACACCACCGCGACGGGTTCCACCGCCGTGATCGGTCCGGTCGAGGGCGCGAGCCTCTACGACGCCGACAACCCGGCCCCGCTCATCGAGGCGCCCCGCAAGCGCACCGCGAAGACCCCCAAATCGACGCGCGGCAACTTCGAGATGGCCGCCTGGCTGTTCATGCGCCTGTCCGGCGTCGTCCTCGTCGTCCTGGTCATCGGCCACCTGATCATCCAACTGGTGCTCGACGGCGGCGTCAGCAAGATCGGCTTCGCCTTCGTGGCCGGCCGCTGGGCGTCCCCCTTCTGGCAGGTCTGGGATCTGCTGATGCTGTGGCTGGCGATGCTGCACGGCGCCAACGGCATGCGCACGATCATCAACGACTACGCGGAGCGTGCCAACACGCGCCTGTGGCTCAAGGGGCTGCTGTACACCGCGACGGTGTTCACCATCCTTCTGGGCTCGCTGGTGATCTTCACCTTCGACCCGAACATCCGCTAG
- a CDS encoding beta-N-acetylhexosaminidase, which yields MRWNSPGALAGGAAVVAAAVTLTVVAWPDSTPDHAGPAGTATAPAATSDASSARSDTRPAAPTPSRSFALSEAPRTVPSVREHQAARGPGWRPGGGSAVVVAKNSGQLADEGQLLAKELKIDYRGTAGARAGDVELALESGKQAGPESYTLTARDGRVRIAGPDEAGVFYGTRTLKQSVAADGAMPEGVVQDRPDRPQRGLNLDIARKYYTAGWIEDRLREMADLKLNQLGLHFSDDQGFRIASDTHPEIVSKQHLTKAEVKGIVALAGSLHIDVVPEIDNPGHLGAVLAPHPELQLRNVDGQPTRGAIDISKPASARIVDELLREYDTLFPGSYWHIGGDEYQALVVKDPAASFPQLAAAAQKKYGSGASVQDLATGWTNDRAAVVRPRKKNIQVWNDGVHAGGAVKPDPKLQIDYWTGKEIGARPPLDYLREGRTVVNLNDEFLYYVLGQPNDFVYPTGRRIYEQWTPLVLRGTSPVPRKYSKQILGARFAVWGDIANAQTPAQVASGIRLPLAALSQKVWNPAKPALGWSQFTALVDKVGG from the coding sequence ATGAGGTGGAACTCCCCAGGAGCACTGGCCGGCGGCGCCGCCGTCGTCGCGGCGGCCGTCACCCTCACGGTGGTGGCGTGGCCCGACAGCACGCCCGACCACGCCGGTCCGGCCGGTACGGCCACCGCACCGGCCGCCACCTCGGACGCCTCCTCGGCACGCTCCGACACCCGGCCCGCCGCGCCCACACCCTCGCGCAGCTTCGCGCTGTCCGAGGCGCCGCGGACGGTGCCCTCCGTACGGGAGCACCAGGCGGCGCGCGGACCGGGCTGGCGGCCCGGCGGCGGCAGCGCCGTGGTCGTCGCCAAGAACAGCGGACAGCTGGCCGACGAGGGACAACTCCTCGCCAAGGAGCTGAAGATCGACTACCGGGGCACCGCCGGGGCCCGCGCCGGTGACGTCGAACTGGCCCTGGAGTCCGGCAAGCAGGCGGGCCCCGAGTCGTACACCCTCACCGCCCGCGACGGGCGGGTCCGGATCGCCGGACCCGACGAGGCGGGCGTCTTCTACGGCACCCGCACGCTCAAGCAGTCGGTCGCGGCGGACGGCGCGATGCCCGAGGGAGTCGTCCAGGACCGGCCCGACCGCCCGCAGCGCGGACTCAACCTGGACATCGCGCGCAAGTACTACACGGCCGGCTGGATCGAGGACCGGCTGCGCGAGATGGCCGACCTCAAACTCAACCAGCTCGGTCTGCACTTCTCCGACGACCAGGGCTTCCGTATCGCGTCGGACACCCACCCCGAGATCGTCTCGAAGCAGCACCTCACCAAGGCCGAGGTCAAGGGAATCGTCGCCCTCGCCGGAAGCCTGCACATCGATGTCGTGCCGGAGATCGACAACCCCGGGCATCTGGGCGCGGTCCTGGCGCCCCACCCCGAACTCCAGCTCAGGAACGTCGACGGGCAGCCCACCCGAGGGGCCATCGACATCTCGAAGCCCGCGTCCGCGCGGATCGTGGACGAACTGCTGCGCGAGTACGACACGCTGTTCCCCGGCTCGTACTGGCACATCGGCGGCGACGAGTACCAGGCACTGGTCGTCAAGGACCCCGCGGCGTCCTTCCCCCAACTGGCCGCCGCCGCACAGAAGAAGTACGGCTCCGGCGCCTCGGTCCAGGACCTGGCCACCGGGTGGACCAACGACCGCGCGGCCGTGGTCCGGCCCAGGAAGAAGAACATCCAGGTGTGGAACGACGGCGTTCACGCCGGCGGCGCCGTCAAGCCCGACCCGAAGCTCCAGATCGACTACTGGACCGGCAAGGAGATCGGCGCGCGGCCCCCGCTGGACTACCTCCGCGAGGGCCGGACGGTCGTGAACCTCAACGACGAGTTCCTCTACTACGTGCTCGGCCAGCCCAACGACTTCGTCTATCCGACGGGCCGGCGGATCTACGAGCAGTGGACGCCGCTCGTTCTGCGCGGCACGTCGCCGGTGCCGCGGAAGTACTCGAAGCAGATCCTCGGCGCCCGGTTCGCCGTCTGGGGCGACATCGCGAACGCCCAGACGCCCGCCCAGGTGGCGAGCGGGATCAGGCTGCCGCTGGCGGCACTCTCGCAGAAGGTGTGGAACCCGGCGAAACCCGCGCTCGGCTGGAGCCAGTTCACGGCGCTGGTCGACAAGGTGGGCGGATAG
- the sdhC gene encoding succinate dehydrogenase, cytochrome b556 subunit: MPAGTLYRGREGMWSWVAHRVTGVTIFFFLFVHVLDTALVRVSPEAYDDVVATYKTPLVAVLEYGLVAAVLFHALNGLRVIAVDFWSKGPRYQKQMLWSVVGVWLVLMLGSIYPVLGHAAREIWGS, from the coding sequence GTGCCGGCTGGAACGCTGTACCGCGGCCGGGAAGGAATGTGGTCATGGGTGGCTCATCGAGTCACCGGCGTCACCATCTTCTTCTTCCTGTTCGTCCATGTGCTGGACACCGCACTCGTCCGCGTCTCCCCTGAGGCATACGACGACGTCGTAGCGACCTACAAGACGCCCCTCGTCGCCGTGCTGGAGTACGGCCTCGTCGCCGCTGTCCTCTTCCACGCGCTCAACGGGCTGCGTGTCATCGCCGTGGACTTCTGGTCCAAGGGCCCCCGCTACCAGAAGCAGATGCTCTGGAGCGTCGTCGGCGTCTGGCTCGTCCTGATGCTGGGCTCCATCTACCCCGTGCTCGGCCACGCCGCACGTGAGATCTGGGGGAGCTGA
- a CDS encoding succinate dehydrogenase iron-sulfur subunit: protein MATPVLDKVEAESAASPYITVVLRIRRFNPEVSEESRWEDFSIEIDPKERVLDALHKIKWDIDGSLTFRRSCAHGICGSDAMRINGKNRLACKTLIKDITSFDKKTGAAKPITVEPIKGLTVQKDLIVDMEPFFQAYRDVMPFLVTSGNEPTRERLQSAEDRERFDDTTKCILCAACTSSCPVFWNDGQYFGPAAIVNAHRFIFDSRDEAGEQRLEILNDKDGVWRCRTTFNCTDACPRGIEVTKAIQEVKRALITRRF, encoded by the coding sequence ATGGCAACTCCCGTACTCGACAAGGTCGAGGCCGAGTCCGCCGCGTCGCCGTACATCACGGTCGTCCTGCGGATCCGCCGCTTCAACCCGGAGGTCTCCGAGGAGTCCCGCTGGGAGGACTTCTCGATCGAGATCGACCCCAAGGAGCGGGTCCTCGACGCCCTCCACAAGATCAAGTGGGACATCGACGGCTCGCTGACCTTCCGGCGCTCCTGCGCGCACGGGATCTGCGGCTCGGACGCGATGCGGATCAACGGCAAGAACCGTCTCGCGTGCAAGACCCTGATCAAGGACATCACGTCCTTCGACAAGAAGACCGGCGCGGCGAAGCCGATCACGGTCGAGCCGATAAAGGGTCTGACGGTCCAGAAGGACCTCATCGTGGACATGGAGCCGTTCTTCCAGGCGTACCGCGACGTGATGCCGTTCCTGGTCACCAGCGGCAACGAGCCGACGCGTGAGCGGCTCCAGTCGGCGGAGGACCGCGAGCGGTTCGACGACACCACCAAGTGCATCCTGTGCGCGGCGTGCACGTCGTCGTGCCCGGTGTTCTGGAACGACGGGCAGTACTTCGGCCCGGCGGCGATCGTCAACGCGCACCGGTTCATCTTCGACTCGCGTGACGAGGCGGGCGAGCAGCGCCTGGAGATCCTCAACGACAAGGACGGCGTGTGGCGTTGCCGTACGACGTTCAACTGCACGGACGCCTGCCCGCGCGGTATCGAGGTCACGAAGGCGATCCAGGAGGTCAAGCGCGCGCTGATCACGCGGCGCTTCTGA